A section of the Acropora muricata isolate sample 2 chromosome 4, ASM3666990v1, whole genome shotgun sequence genome encodes:
- the LOC136914151 gene encoding dehydrogenase/reductase SDR family member 7-like isoform X1, whose protein sequence is MNRKLLIVAVLVPVLCFLLATYQDADMVLMISEYFGKNPAVALKGKVFWITGASSGIGEYLAYELSKCGCKLVLSARRKEELERVKEKCVAISSSLDPLFKKDQDILLLPLDLVKFDTHEKLAKDVIMHFGKVDILVHNAARGARSLIEKASIDVDRAIMDVNTFGTISLTKAVLPYMIQRQKGDIVVVSSRIGKFAIPLTSSYAASKRALQGFFDTARLELAQYNIGVQIIMPGPVKSNILENCYTENVDVLFKDTPQYKEVLKQKTVEKMPTERCARLMAVSMANNLEESWISEHPTLIFYYMGQYFPTLQTWIMKTLSPNYIGSQTSKS, encoded by the exons ATGAATAGAAAGCTATTGATTGTTGCAGTTCTCGTTCCTGTCTTGTGCTTCTTACTCGCAACGTATCAGGATGCTGACATGGTACTAATGATTTCCGAGTATTTTGGTAAAAATCCAGCAGTTGCATTGAAGGGCAAAGTATTTTGGATAACTGGTGCTTCAAGCGGAATAGGAGAATATTTAGCCTATGAACTGTCGAAATGTGGCTGCAAATTGGTGCTTTCAGCAAGGCGGAAAGAAGAATTGGAAAGAGTCAAGGAGAAGTGTGTCG cAATTTCTAGCTCTCTTGAtccattgtttaaaaaagatcAAGATATCCTTTTACTTCCCCTTGACTTGGTAAAATTTGACACACATGAAAAACTTGCCAAAGATGTCATTATGCATTTCGGAAAG GTTGATATTTTAGTCCATAATGCAGCCCGTGGTGCAAGATCTTTGATTGAGAAAGCTTCTATAGATGTAGATAGAGCTATTATGGATGTGAACACATTTGGGACCATCTCTTTGACCAAAGCAGTACTCCCATACATGATACAACGACAAAAGGGAGACATTGTTGTTGTAAGCAGTCGTATTGGAAAGTTTG CCATCCCTTTAACATCTTCATACGCTGCAAGCAAACGTGCATTACAG GGCTTCTTTGATACTGCTCGGCTGGAGTTGGCCCAGTACAACATTGGTGTCCAGATCATTATGCCAGGTCCTGTTAAATCAAATATCCTGGAGAATTGCTATACTGAGAATGTTGATGTG CTGTTTAAAGACACGCCCCAATACAAAGAAGTCTTGAAACAGAAAACAGTGGAAAAAATGCCCACCGAACGCTGTGCAAGGTTAATGGCAGTGAGCATGGCAAATAATTTGGAAGAATCGTGGATTTCGGAACATCCAACactaatattttattatatggGCCAGTATTTCCCGACTTTGCAAACATG GATAATGAAGACACTTTCACCAAACTACATTGGTTCTCAAACTTCCAAAAGTTAG
- the LOC136914151 gene encoding dehydrogenase/reductase SDR family member 7-like isoform X2, with translation MVLMISEYFGKNPAVALKGKVFWITGASSGIGEYLAYELSKCGCKLVLSARRKEELERVKEKCVAISSSLDPLFKKDQDILLLPLDLVKFDTHEKLAKDVIMHFGKVDILVHNAARGARSLIEKASIDVDRAIMDVNTFGTISLTKAVLPYMIQRQKGDIVVVSSRIGKFAIPLTSSYAASKRALQGFFDTARLELAQYNIGVQIIMPGPVKSNILENCYTENVDVLFKDTPQYKEVLKQKTVEKMPTERCARLMAVSMANNLEESWISEHPTLIFYYMGQYFPTLQTWIMKTLSPNYIGSQTSKS, from the exons ATGGTACTAATGATTTCCGAGTATTTTGGTAAAAATCCAGCAGTTGCATTGAAGGGCAAAGTATTTTGGATAACTGGTGCTTCAAGCGGAATAGGAGAATATTTAGCCTATGAACTGTCGAAATGTGGCTGCAAATTGGTGCTTTCAGCAAGGCGGAAAGAAGAATTGGAAAGAGTCAAGGAGAAGTGTGTCG cAATTTCTAGCTCTCTTGAtccattgtttaaaaaagatcAAGATATCCTTTTACTTCCCCTTGACTTGGTAAAATTTGACACACATGAAAAACTTGCCAAAGATGTCATTATGCATTTCGGAAAG GTTGATATTTTAGTCCATAATGCAGCCCGTGGTGCAAGATCTTTGATTGAGAAAGCTTCTATAGATGTAGATAGAGCTATTATGGATGTGAACACATTTGGGACCATCTCTTTGACCAAAGCAGTACTCCCATACATGATACAACGACAAAAGGGAGACATTGTTGTTGTAAGCAGTCGTATTGGAAAGTTTG CCATCCCTTTAACATCTTCATACGCTGCAAGCAAACGTGCATTACAG GGCTTCTTTGATACTGCTCGGCTGGAGTTGGCCCAGTACAACATTGGTGTCCAGATCATTATGCCAGGTCCTGTTAAATCAAATATCCTGGAGAATTGCTATACTGAGAATGTTGATGTG CTGTTTAAAGACACGCCCCAATACAAAGAAGTCTTGAAACAGAAAACAGTGGAAAAAATGCCCACCGAACGCTGTGCAAGGTTAATGGCAGTGAGCATGGCAAATAATTTGGAAGAATCGTGGATTTCGGAACATCCAACactaatattttattatatggGCCAGTATTTCCCGACTTTGCAAACATG GATAATGAAGACACTTTCACCAAACTACATTGGTTCTCAAACTTCCAAAAGTTAG
- the LOC136914159 gene encoding putative leucine-rich repeat-containing protein DDB_G0290503, which translates to MGNRKRKKRGSNSSVHNEADMTNEDDVKYSIDALTKAMEAGSASLHVELDKLRLEFKHEIDEMKDELKSLKESISFTQDEVDTLKEKSEKNLKEMKGGLEELNMTIAALEEKLKAAVEDNIKLEQYTRRENLRFNNITEEEGEDCKSLIYEVIQNEMGIDTANIKFHAVHRVGRKMENRCRPIIARFISCEDRNQIWQNRAYGFKNMFP; encoded by the exons ATGggaaacagaaaaaggaaaaagagaggATCAAATTCTTCGGTTCACAACGAAGCGGACATGACGAATGAAGACGACGTTAAATACTCCATCGACGCCTTGACTAAAGCCATGGAGGCTGGTTCCGCCAGTTTACACGTCGAATTGGACAAATTGAGACTGGAGTTTAAACATGAAATCGACGAGATGAAAGACGAACTAAAATCTCTGAAGGAAAGTATAAGCTTTACTCAAGATGAAGTCGATACTCTAAAggaaaaatctgaaaaaaatctgaaagaaaTGAAAGGCGGTCTGGAAGAACTCAACATGACAATCGCGGCTCTGgaagaaaaattgaaagcagCAGTCGAGGACAACATCAAGCTCGAGCAGTATACTCGACGAGAAAACCTACGTTTTAACAACATAACAGAGGAGGAAGGTGAAGATTGCAAGTCCTTGATTTATGAAGTAATACAGAATGAAATGGGCATCGATACAGCCAACATTAAATTCCATGCCGTCCACAGAGTAGGAAGGAAAATGGAAAATAGATGTAGGCCCATAATTGCTCGTTTCATCAGCTGTGAAGACAGGAATCAAATCTGGCAAAACAGAG CTTATGGATTTAAAAATATGTTCCCTTAA
- the LOC136914157 gene encoding ATP-dependent DNA helicase RecQ-like: MADHTDQDAIITEKLKMLKISSLKAEQKQAVVGLLNGKDVMAILPTGFGKSVIFELFTLVKMHEDELTSLVIVSPLTSIMEDQIKDFEDLGISAAKLRCDEKTLEEIAGGKYRVIFGSAEAVLDERFTKVLKDGTKLFHSHVKLIVVDECHTVETWGMTKQSRKKTCEAFRKDFGNLSSLRSLCLRGNGQAQRRSESLTHISHRLWRNNSDCWKGEVPDLQIKVRAEAASRHLSCQEF; this comes from the exons ATGGCGGATCATACAGATCAAGACGCGATCATCACGGAGAAgctgaaaatgttgaaaatcaGTTCTCTAAAGGCTGAACAGAAACAAGCTGTTGTCGGTCTCCTTAATGGGAAAGATGTAATGGCAATATTGCCTACAGGATTTGGAAAATCTGTGATCTTCGAGCTGTTTACTCTCGTGAAAATGCACGAGGATGAATTGACATCTTTAGTGATCGTGTCGCCATTGACTAGCATAATGGAAGACCAAATAAAGGACTTCGAAGACCTGGGTATTTCTGCTGCAAAGCTACGTTGTGACGAGAAAACGCTAGAAGAAATTGCAGGAGGCAAGTATCGAGTGATTTTCGGTTCCGCCGAGGCAGTACTTGATGAGCGGTTCACGAAAGTCTTGAAAGACGGTACGAAGCTATTTCACAGCCACGTGAAACTCATTGTTGTTGATGAATGTCACACCGTTGAAACATG GGGGATGACTAAACAGAGCCGAAAGAAAACTTGCGAGGCTTTCCGCAAGGACTTCGGAAATCTTTCTTCCCTTCGATCACTCTGCTTAAGAG GAAACGGACAAGCTCAACGGCGTTCCGAATCTTTAACGCACATTTCGCACAGACTCTGGAGGAATAATTCGGATTGCTGGAAAGGTGAAGTCCCAGATCTTCAGATAAAAGTTCGTGCAGAGGCCGCTTCTCGACACCTTTCTTGCCAggaattttaa
- the LOC136914148 gene encoding transforming acidic coiled-coil-containing protein 3-like: protein MTTNSDFPELPPEELPAGSGVNDTPSAVVNSDDLDSSLMSGFSNLQIGNGDCPQTFSPIGSERTSPEQDNLMDSNEDIDKLLVHDEVTETSVLQNDVLSTGNERADNLLKEITSEDHPYKSAGLFAVNPTDLEKEFQEDNIGDEVFSGEKSAEVEDMFERNAGNQLEENDQFGDNEFKPATEAMWELDYLEKCGSSNPDFKESALARQSLYVKFDPLVKGGSPLSPAARNNRIGMRDVLPSKPLNMGDNLLLMDSPGPRAKVSNLASRQAPREQTPAEADSPCVVDKLLNFSPSKYSELMQKESAKKEEPIAEKTSISESQTSPDTNKIELSEEEPPREKAPSKSKEDFDEAVKKEIEALRKQALFFNKEELNAAVKRETDMLRQQMKEESAIRDMESKELTERNEQLTRETGELRVVMQEYEKTIADMIEKGQKSQDQYNHSTSEVVKERDQLQADLTAVETAFSDLHRRYEKLKGVVENFKKNEETLKKATSDYQEKLKRSEEKYRLLKKHAEEKIESANIEIARVRKSNESEIAVMKAALKKEQTKTASLEMSLQQKVSENAELTAICDELINKMGGNR, encoded by the exons ATGACAACCAATTCAGACTTCCCTGAATTACCCCCAGAAGAACTGCCCGCAGGGAGCGGTGTGAATGACACACCATCTGCTGTTGTTAATAGTGATGATCTGGATTCCTCTCTCATGTCTGGTttttcaaatttgcaaattgGTAATGGTGACTGTCCACAGACATTCTCTCCTATTGGTAGTGAAAGGACATCACCAGAACAAG ATAACTTAATGGACAGTAATGAAGACATTGATAAACTCCTTGTGCATGATGAAGTGACAGAAACCTCTGTCCTACAAAACGACGTACTTTCAACTGGAAATGAAAGAGCAGACAATTTGCTGAAAGAAATAACTAGTGAGGATCACCCCTACAAAAGTGCAGGACTGTTTGCAGTTAATCCCACCGATCTAGAAAAGGAATTCCAGGAGGACAACATTGGAGATGAGGTATTCAGTGGAGAAAAGTCGGCGGAGGTTGAAGATATGTTTGAGAGAAATGCGGGAAATCAGCTTGAAGAGAATGATCAGTTTGGAGACAATGAATTTAAACCAGCCACTGAAG CCATGTGGGAGCTAGACTACCTTGAAAAGTGTGGCTCCAGCAATCCTGACTTCAAGGAG TCAGCCCTGGCTCGCCAATCATTGTATGTGAAGTTTGATCCTCTTGTAAAGGGAGGAAGTCCCCTTAGCCCTG CAGCCAGAAATAACCGAATAGGCATGAGAGATGTTTTACCATCCAAGCCCCTCAA CATGGGGGACAATCTTCTTCTAATGGACTCCCCAGGACCACGCGCCAAGGTATCCAATTTGGCATCACGTCAAGCGCCCCGGGAGCAGACGCCAGCTGAGGCTGACAGTCCGTGTGTAGTTGACAAGCTACTGAATTTCTCTCCTTCAAAATATAGTGAG CTCATGCAAAAGGAAAGTGCGAAAAAGGAGGAACCTATTGCAGAGAAAACGAGTATTTCTGAAAGCCAGACATCTCCAGATACAAACAAAATTGAGCTCAGCGAGGAGGAACCGCCTCGAGAGAAG GCACCGTCTAAAAGCAAAGAAGACTTTGACGAAGCTGTCAAGAAGGAGATAGAGGCCCTTCGCAAGCAG GCACTGTTTTTCAACAAGGAAGAGTTGAACGCGGCAGTGAAAAGAGAGACGGATATGTTACGTCAGCAG ATGAAAGAAGAATCAGCTATCCGCGACATGGAAAGCAAAGAGCTAACCGAAAGGAATGAGCAGCTCACGAGAGAAACAGGAGAGCTGAG GGTGGTCATGCAGGAATACGAGAAGACAATTGCAGATATGATCG AAAAAGGTCAGAAGTCTCAGGATCAATATAATCACTCCACCTCAGAAGTGGTGAAAGAGAGAGATCAG CTTCAAGCAGACTTGACTGCGGTTGAAACGGCCTTTTCGGACCTTCATAGAAGATACGAAAAACTGAAAGGCGTCGTTGAGAATTTCAAAAAG aACGAAGAAACACTTAAAAAAGCGACGAGTGACTACCAGGAGAAGCTTAAGAGATCAGAGGAAAAATATCGTCTATTAAAGAAGCACGCTGAAGAGAAAATAGAGAG TGCAAACATCGAAATTGCAAGAGTACGGAAATCAAACGAGTCCGAAATAGCAGTGATGAAGGCTGCACTCAAGAAAGAACAAACCAAAACGGCCAGTTTGGAGATGAGTCTACAACAAAAG GTGTCTGAAAATGCTGAGCTCACAGCCATATGCGACGAATTAATAAACAAAATGGGAGGAAATCGATAG